Proteins found in one Acipenser ruthenus chromosome 18, fAciRut3.2 maternal haplotype, whole genome shotgun sequence genomic segment:
- the six1b gene encoding homeobox protein six1b: MSMLPSFGFTQEQVACVCEVLQQGGNLERLGRFLWSLPACDHLHKNESVLKAKAVVAFHRGNFRELYKLLESHQFSPHNHPKLQQLWLKAHYVEAEKLRGRPLGAVGKYRVRRKFPLPRTIWDGEETSYCFKEKSRGVLREWYTHNPYPSPREKRELAEATGLTTTQVSNWFKNRRQRDRAAEAKERENSENNNSGNNKQNQLSPLDGGKSLMSSSEDEFSPPQSPDQNSVLLLQGNMNHSVGSSYPLAGLSASQSVHSIQGHPHQLQDSLLGPLTSSLVDLGS, from the exons ATGTCAATGCTGCCTTCATTTGGTTTTACCCAGGAGCAAGTGGCCTGTGTGTGTGAGGTGCTCCAACAAGGGGGAAACTTGGAAAGACTGGGACGGTTTCTGTGGTCCCTTCCAGCGTGTGACCACCTACACAAGAACGAAAGCGTCCTGAAAGCCAAGGCGGTGGTTGCGTTTCACCGTGGCAATTTCAGAGAGCTGTACAAATTATTAGAGAGCCACCAATTTTCCCCACACAACCACCCCAAACTCCAGCAGCTGTGGCTGAAGGCGCACTACGTCGAGGCTGAAAAACTGAGAGGGAGACCGCTGGGCGCAGTCGGGAAATACAGAGTACGAAGAAAATTCCCTTTGCCCCGGACCATTTGGGACGGGGAAGAAACCAGCTACTGCTTCAAGGAGAAATCCAGGGGCGTACTGAGGGAATGGTACACCCACAACCCGTACCCATCTCCCCGGGAGAAGAGAGAACTAGCGGAGGCCACGGGACTCACCACAACGCAAGTCAGTAACTGGTTCAAAAACAGAAGACAGAGGGACAGAGCCGCAGAAGCTAAAGAAAG GGAGAACAGTGAAAACAACAACTCTGGCAACAACAAACAGAACCAGCTATCCCCACTGGATGGGGGCAAATCTCTAATGTCAAGCTCCGAAGACGAGTTTTCACCCCCGCAAAGCCCTGATCAGAACTCAGTCTTACTGTTGCAGGGAAACATGAACCACTCTGTGGGCTCCAGTTATCCCTTGGCCGGTCTAAGCGCTTCTCAGTCTGTTCACAGCATTCAAGGACATCCGCACCAGCTCCAAGACTCTCTTCTCGGACCCCTAACTTCTAGCCTTGTGGATCTTGGCTCTTAa